One window from the genome of Malacoplasma penetrans HF-2 encodes:
- a CDS encoding P35 family lipoprotein — protein MKIKKIKLLKALALTGAFGIVATVPVIVSSCSSTSDNNGGSNNNGNGDNQQQTELTPALKSNVNLQGKLTGIYDTNTTDRKNTSTLIVADMKANPDNYFTNGNEIKEGIQSSEITVDGGFSTTSSWDGDAYDTWKTGATQVMYPTAAPQINIASLNDLKETTFKDETAINKFFTDASLSESVKDVTGLNVANKLHLENGDLLHVNVKGTKTDKSEVKIDLQIPVSNLNLKTTLKVSIKGGTNIKEVTDLETSFSYNIGIDATLNFTQTKGTAPEVTSSDVSDEAAAAKAILKKLGYTTGSDDAIDNDKISAALGIYNCKFTAKTAKVNDKETPNAEVTGSNKVYTVTVTATPYDSTYVWDDGAEGGKDISFDVSLNLK, from the coding sequence ATGAAAATTAAAAAAATTAAATTATTGAAAGCTTTGGCATTAACCGGAGCTTTTGGAATTGTTGCAACAGTTCCAGTAATTGTATCTTCTTGTTCTTCAACAAGTGATAACAATGGAGGAAGTAACAATAATGGTAATGGTGATAATCAACAACAAACAGAATTAACACCAGCATTAAAATCAAATGTTAATTTACAAGGTAAATTAACTGGAATCTATGATACTAATACAACTGATAGAAAAAATACTAGTACTTTAATTGTGGCTGATATGAAAGCAAACCCAGACAATTATTTCACTAATGGTAATGAAATTAAAGAAGGAATTCAAAGTTCAGAAATAACTGTTGATGGAGGATTTAGTACAACTTCATCATGAGATGGGGATGCATATGATACATGAAAAACTGGCGCTACTCAAGTTATGTATCCTACTGCTGCACCTCAAATTAATATAGCTTCATTAAATGATTTAAAAGAAACAACTTTTAAAGATGAAACAGCTATAAATAAATTTTTTACAGATGCTAGTCTATCTGAATCTGTAAAAGATGTTACAGGTCTAAATGTTGCTAATAAATTACATCTAGAAAATGGTGATTTATTACATGTAAATGTTAAAGGAACAAAAACTGATAAATCAGAAGTTAAAATTGATCTACAAATCCCAGTTTCTAATTTAAATTTAAAAACAACTTTAAAAGTTTCTATAAAAGGTGGAACTAACATTAAAGAAGTAACTGATCTTGAAACAAGTTTTAGCTACAACATTGGTATTGACGCAACTCTTAACTTTACACAAACAAAAGGTACTGCACCAGAAGTGACTTCAAGTGATGTTAGTGATGAAGCTGCTGCAGCTAAAGCTATCCTAAAAAAATTAGGATATACAACTGGAAGTGATGATGCCATAGATAATGACAAAATTTCAGCAGCTCTAGGAATTTATAATTGTAAGTTCACTGCTAAAACTGCTAAAGTAAATGATAAAGAAACACCAAATGCAGAAGTTACTGGTTCAAATAAAGTTTATACAGTAACTGTAACTGCAACTCCATATGACTCAACTTATGTTTGAGATGATGGTGCTGAAGGTGGTAAAGATATTTCATTTGATGTAAGTCTTAACTTAAAGTAA